TAAAAACTACCTGTTAGATTCATGTAGTTTTATTAGTTTTTAGAATTTGTCAGCTTATGCTTTTAGTGACAAATAAGCTCAAAAGAGTTCGGCTCTTATTTTAGTGAGTAAAAAGGCTGCTATTGCAGCCTTTTTAATGGGTGACAGTTTTATTGTCTAAATAAGCTTATTTCGCATCAAAGCTAAAAGCTTGGCCGGCAATGGCCGCTTCATACATTAAACCGCCTTTTGCAGCAGTAAATATCGCCATGCCATTCATGTAATTAGCTTTTGCTGCGGTGCGATTTCCGGCATTACCAGCTGCTGCTGAGTTACCTGTCGACCCAACCTGTGCATTGGCGCCTACTGTAATCGCTACTGCTGAAGCTTGAGCGCTAAACTCAAAGGTACCGCTGGTGAAGTCATCATAAGCGGCTTTGTTTTTGAAGAAGATAATCTCGCTGTAAGCTTGGCCGCCTAACTGAAAGCCAATTGATAATTGAGATAACGTTGAGTCACCAGTGTGGATACCACCTTTATACACTCGGCCTGCACCATAAGCTGCGCCGATGCCGATGCCACCTT
This window of the Shewanella goraebulensis genome carries:
- a CDS encoding YSC84-related protein — translated: MKNILSLLSVAFILIGLTFSTSARADKYSKTVEDFRKAPEVQNFFSNAYGYAIYPTVGKGGIGIGAAYGAGRVYKGGIHTGDSTLSQLSIGFQLGGQAYSEIIFFKNKAAYDDFTSGTFEFSAQASAVAITVGANAQVGSTGNSAAAGNAGNRTAAKANYMNGMAIFTAAKGGLMYEAAIAGQAFSFDAK